The DNA segment ATCAGTCAGACGTGACGACAGAGTGAGGAGACGCTACCAGGCAGTCAGAGTTGAACCAAAATCCTGACGCGCATCCCCCCACCTCCTCCGCTCTCTGCAGCCTCTCCAAAGTATCCGGATATAGATCGCCTCCCCGCTGGTCCTTCTTCCCtgcttctcttcttcctccccGAGGGCAGCGTGAGCCACTTGGATGAGAGCGAGGACAACTTTGTGGCTCTGTGGATTCGACCAGCTGACCAATGACGGGGAGgaaggaggagctggaagagagCAAGGAAAGCagggagaggagggagggaggaagggatTTATTTAACAGAGTGGAAAATACCAAGGAGGAACAGACACATGCCtctgttatttttgtctctctgctcccctttcctttcctctcctTCACCTCCCTATTTGTGTCTCTTtgtcctcttcttctccttgttTGCTTGTGTTTTGAAATTGAATCTGCTTGAGTGAATCATGTTTCacaatttgataaaataaaaataaaaaagtgggaaagttaaaaatgttagaaaatattttaactatgAAGGAAACAGAGGAAAATGACTTGCAATTCTGTTATTGTTTCTGGGTAGACATTTGTCTAGATTCTTTTATCATACATTCAAATCTGCTGTTAAGTCATAAAATATCTATGCACtctagtttatttataaaatcaatcAGTTCTGatacatatattaatatttgatcTCATCTAGTAAGTAGATAAAATACAAAGATGCTGGCAGGAGAGTCTTTTCATAATTTGCGCCATGAGGCCACTCTGTCAGGAAGAAGGTGTTTCCAAATGTGCAACAGTCCAAGCCCTAATCTCAATCCCACAGCACAACTGGAAAGATTTGTGTGTGCTAATAAACCTCAGTTAATTACACACGTTTTGTCAGGAGGAGAACTTCtcaatttgaagaaaatgtgaagaaaattaGCAGAAGTGTTTTTTAATCAGGCATATGCAAACCAGGGGTTTTAAACTGTATATGAATTTCTCAAAGTTAGGCTCCCGACATAAACTGAGTTAAGAGGCCTTGTCTAGCCGTACTAGAGGAAGGCCTGGTCACCCAATATGTTGATCGGGTTTTGCATGcggctgttttatttatgtatcttTCCCTGCTTAAGAGTAATTTTAAACATCGCAGCTCAGTTTTAGAGTTCAAAGCCCCGATATTCAGGCTCCTAAGAGGTTGAACTCTTTAGAAATGCAACACTTGAATTTCCCTtgttgggatcaataaagtattcatcatcatcatcatcatcatcaccatcaccttTAATAActttcagaatattttgaatgtttgcTTCTTCATAATAAAGCTTCCCTTTTTGTCTGAAGAAGTACAGTACGAGTGCAACAACCAGTTTTGTTTGTGGTATATGGTTTTGTTCACCTGTGGTTATATTATAAATAACTTTAGAACCAGGTGAAACCACATTATTATGTTGAAACTAGTAAGAGAGACTTGTTCCAGTATCAATGAAtggcaaagttttaaaaagttacagtttcaaaacagctgaaatttgTCATCCTGCTTCTTCTGTgatttaaagttcttttaatGAAATGTCAAAGTGACCAAGGTTTTCTGTATCTTTCAGAAACAGGTTGAAAGATAGACATTAAAATAAGTAATTACTGAACTAACTAAACATTTGCTTAAATAATTCAcagttgtattatttttggaattatattcttttttttatcatgtatCCAGTACAAATGTAAATAGTTGcattaatgtttcagtttacaATATTCAATAACcatgataattttgtttatttattcagtctATTAATTtccaagtttaataaaattttcacATATAAATTTACTTAAAGAACTTGGTGAAAAATTGTGCCACTTTTGGTCCCGGATAGAaacgtaaaaacaaaaaatcaaaacaaaaaaaaaagaaagaaaaagaacatattGCTCACTTGTCGCCACCTAGTGgacaaaatgttatttccaGACTAATTTCCACTCACGGGTTTCCAagctttgtattttaaaatacttctctttttttcttctttcttattCCAAAACACTGCACTGAGATCAATAAAAAGCTGGCATGCTGTCTTGTTTCAGTtatgtggaggaaaaaatagTGATTGTGAGTCAACGCAGGAGAGCACAGCGACACGAATCAGTACGAAGATACACGACATGATGGTTATGAATATATTCCTTCTGAGTCCCCAGAAGAATCCATGtatttattgataaataaaacaaactcccTTTGTCTGGTATGAGAACAACAAACCTGTCCCTACCACAGCATGGGGGAAATAAAGAATCAAGAGTGAAACTCTCACTTTGGTCTGTGTGCCAAGCTGCAAAGGGAAACTGCAAATACAAGCTGTTGTGCAGCAGTTGGGAAGTGGTGGGAGTGACTGGCGATTTctatcaataaaaacacattggtTGTAAATGTCACCGGTTGCTGTGGTTCAGCCTGAATATGCTAATCGTGGCAAAGGCATGCAATGCAAGCTCTCACCATTGCCATGAACCTCCATCTACcatgtgtgcgtgcgtgcgtgcatgtgtgtgttcatcaGTAGACAAGAACCAGAGAATTggagaaaagagacagaaagagagagtggGCAGAGGAAGCACGGTGTGAGTCAAAGTGAGAAATCCTCTTCACCACATAATAAATCGTGCGTGGGCTTTCTCATGACTGGGGGTTCACCTGCTGAGGCCCTGCAAAATCAATAGCTGAGACAGAGGCTGGAGGAGCAAAAGACATGTCCTCTTTCTTCTACGAGATGAAACAAACAGCGAGTTTCCTGCACCACCATGAAAGGGCTTtctttcagagtttttctttttttttttttactgtagctTGTTGGAATCTTTGATGCCAACCTTTCAGTGATTTCAACAAAAGCAATGTGAAGGACTTTCTCATTAATTCACTCATGAAACAATATTAATTCACAGAAGTTACaccaatcagagaaaaacaggaagtgagtttACAGCAGGAGAAACGATTGGCAGGTCAACGTCATCACACACCAAAGTCATTGGGAAGAGATTTTCTGGTTATTCTTAACACGCAGTGCAATCGTGTTGCACCAACTCAATGCATTTAGGCATGAAGACGTCTCTGTGCcttaacctcttacaccctaagcgagccgaggtcacatggcagctggacccaccggtgggtccatcgggttctagaggttaaatcgTGCTTCAGAATGGAGATGGAAGGAGTTTGGCTTTTTCAGGTTCAATATTCAGATGGTTTGGTCAGAATTTGGTGTAGCAACATGAAAGTGTTGGTACCATCATGTCAGACAGGCAGAGGTGGTgtagtcaagtcaagtttatttgcataacacatttcagcaacaaggtgctttacatcataaactTTTGTGACAGTATGCACTGTATCTTCTTGGCACGATTTGGTCTGTTGTACCCACTGAGCACCGCAGTCTAGTTGAGTGTTGTCACTGTCCGTTTCCATCACTTTCGGACCACAGTTTGCTCATTTTCTGACAAGATAATGAGTCATGTCACAAAGCTTACTCAGATCGTCTGGTTTCTTAAACGTGACAGTGAGTTCACGCTACTCCAAAAGCCTCACCAGACCTCTGTCCACTAGAGCACCTTTGTTATGTAGTGAAAGTGGAGATTTGAATCATGAATGTGAAGAGATGCTATCTTGTGACTATGAGTAAAACAAATCTCAAAGAAATTTTTCCAATGGCCTGTTGCGTCTATGCCACGAAGATTCTAGAGAGTTCAATCGAACAAAAacgctgtttcttttttcttcgtGGATGTTGGTGTCCACCCCGGTCTGAAGCAACTTACTGAACCGGGCGCATAGCCAATGCCATCAGGCAATCATACGCCTACCATCAGCCGAGGAGTTGCACAACACTCTCATCTCTAATTATACACCCGACAACAGCACGGCATGGAGCGTGCAGCAGCGGCGAAGAACAGAAGGGTTGATTGCGAATGGAGGAGAGGTACAAGAGCAACAGGGTGAGCAAGTTCAGACGGGAGAgactgagagagaaagagcacGAGATGGGGAATCTGTCTGAGAAAGGTTAACAGGACTGAGTGAGTGAGCAGAGTGGgagtgcaaaaatgtaaaagtgagtaggagggaagagagagagaaagagagaaggagtGTCTGGTGAGCTTGTCTGGATGCCTGTGCTCATTCTGCTTTCTCACCTGCAGTGTGTGAACATGACACAGGACACACAGGTGTGTGTGAAGGGATGACTGATGGACATGCAGCATGAAGACTAGAGGCACAGATGTGTGAAAGAGGCAACATGTAAGTAAAACCAGTTGACTTTTTTATATGCATGCATGTAATAATGTTTATATACGCATCATCTTCTTGACTAAGACAATTGTGATGTGTTTGAAAAGATGCCTGAGTCTGACAGTCACAACCAGAGACTGAACTCCATTATCTCCCTTCTTCATAGAAGGAACCATTAAACTGACCAAGAGCAATATTGCCACTACCGATATGCAAATAGTTTCATCCACAGTCCTGATTAGCTTCAGAACGATggcagcaaacacacaaaacactgaTGTGTTTACATCTCATTTCCCTTAGATAGGCAGGCTGTAGTGATCAGCATCTCCTCTTATGGATGCAGAAGGCTGCAGAAGCCTGACATCACTGACATGTTCAAGTCATGATGTGACCATACCTGTGCAGATCACACTGTGAGAGTGTGGAGCCCACACAGCAGTGCTATTTGAATGAATTTACATGCAAACTGCAGGCGTTCAGCTGACAAACACTTGTCACGATGAGAGTGTCTATGCGAGACGGATTGCTCACACAGGGACGTGTCTGTGTGAGGACGCAGTCTCATCACACACAAGTTTGTATTCCTACTCACATTAAAACTTTGTATTGACTTGCATTCATTTTAGTCACCGCACTTATGGCTAAcgctgacatttttttctatccCTGACATTAACCAAACCTTCGTTCACACCTTAACTTCTCCCCTAACCCTGAAGAATTGGATTCACCATCTTAGGACCAAGCTTTGGCCCCATCGGTAGTGGTGGACATTTATCACGTCGTCTATCATTTATCGTgacaaattttgatttattgtcacaAAAAAAGTCCAATTAATGATGATTAAAAATGCCTAAAGCTGTTCACATTGATTATTTATCTATTGTTCTCCACTGTTTATCAAtgttaatatcaataaatttggacatttgtttaaatatagtTACTGTGAGCAGCTTAGCGATACAAATCACAGTTCTCTATGTGTCTGATGTTCTAATGAAGCGCATTAGAAACGTTTTTCAAGAGTTGTATACATGTTTATGGGGTTATGATTGATGGCCATGCAGTCAAAGCCAAAGTTACCTAGAAAAGGTGATACATATTTCTTACTGTCAcgtttattgttatcacaagtATTAAAACGTGACAGTCCAGATCGCCCAAGCCTACCCATCAGTTTTCAAAGGGTTAGTACATGTCCCTGAAATGCTCCTGAATAGGATAGGTAGACAAgtacacacacaacacacactcCATTCAGAACTCGTATCAGAAACTTACAGGGCTTTGATAAAAGTAGTCATACATCAagaactttttctcattttgtgatGACTcaactacaaacaaaaaaagtgttttattgggataGTGGATGGGAGGGAATAATTCATCCAATGCATTATCAAAACCTATTTGTCCTTGCAGTCGTCGAGAGGCAAGGTACATCCTGAACAGATCGTCAGTCCATTACAGGGCAACATAGTCACACAGTGGGCAACCATGGACGTACACTCACAGCTcaggacaatttagagagactaaCTAACCTAACACTCCTGTTTTTGGTCTGTGGGATGAAGTTGGAGTACCCAGAGGGAACCCATCCATGCAGAGACAGAATATGCAAgttccatgcagaaagactcctcaatttttcaattgaaattaagtttttcagtattttgtaaaaaccgCCTTTCACTGAAATTACAGCATCATGTCTGTATGTGGTTTCTACACAAGCTTTGCACTTCTAGAGACAGATATTttgctacaaaaacaaaacttttgtagtgaaataatacatttttggcctagtttctagtgcaaatatattataACAATTGAACTGAGACAAAATTGACTCACTCCAGTACTAGTCCCAGTGGCAGATTACTTCATGTATAACGAGATGTAATAAGTAGAACCTATAACACAATTTTATAAGTTTGACTTATtgtgttataagtaaaataatctattaGTGGGactggtactttttcatcaatattaaggaatcattgacttctatttcttgctgaaagttaGCTTTGCCTTATTTCAGTTGCACTAAGATATCGGCACTAAAGGCTAGATgaaaatgcttggtaagattttgtgtttttggcagTGTTTGCCCACTTTTGTTTATCAAAATAGCTAAAGTTTAgccagattggatggagaacatctgttGATATTATTTTTCAAGTCCTGAGGCAAAATCTTAATTGTATTTAGGTCTGGACATTGACATTGTTCTGGCTTCATGTTAGTTTGTTGTCCAGGTAGAAGGTAAACTCCCACCTCAGTCTAATTGTTCAGCAGCCGCCTACAGGTTGTCTTCTGGGTTAACCAAATACGTAGCCCTATCCATCACTGGTCCCATCAACTCCAAccagctgaaaaagaaaagtatgaaACAACACAATGCATGTGATAGTCCACTGTTAAACTTTACATTAGGCCTAAAAACTTCTTGCTGAGCCCCTCTGTGGCTTGTATTGagaatatataattattttttctagcGATGGGTCAGGAagacaaagacaggaagtgataaGAGGATGGTGGCGCAacatgattttttaaaactcattgcgcaaacaaacttattcaggACTGATTTTAATTGTGCATCTTATTTAGTGAAAACGcagcaattgtgaaattgtgattttttttgggggggggggaaattaTCGGAATATCAACagagttttgcacacatttgtaaccAAACTGTAGAAATAAAggtcaaataaatttattttaaaataccttaacattttaaaatggtagTGACACTCTTTCAATGAACAGAGCCTTGTGAGATATTCAAAGGTCAAGATAACATTTAATaacctaactctgctttaaatttcttccaGACCTGAATGGCTTATTCTTTGGTcctcatgatgctgtttgttctcagTCGAACCTCTGAAGTCTTCACAagacaaatgcaaaaattacaattacacACCTTTCCGTGTTTTCTCTTCTTAAAAGCATACATCATTTTTCAGTCGCTTCATCGCTACGCGCAACTTTACGTTGAAATCTTAATGACATACTGCAGTTTTTGAAGTTTGACACCAGGTGTGTACAGGCTTGTGGAGCACTCTGCCAGAGTGGTGAACAAGGTCTTAATGAGACGAGGTTTGTGCATCGACaggctgtaaaaacaaaaaaacggcCAGTGCTATTAGCCACGTTTATCTAAAAACACGACACACAGTCCTTGATTGCAGTACACTGTGGTGCTTCTGGCCACAAGGTTCTTATATTTATTCCACCGAAGTGAGCTGACTCATTGTGCGAGCGCTTACGGTAGATGAAGAGGGATCTACGGGTGTTTCAGATGCAACCTGGGTTTGTGTGTTTACCACCATACGTTTATgtcgtctttttttctttttctttttcttttctattggAAAATGTTACTTTCGTAACCTCAAGGggtgtgaaaaagaaaattctaatCTGACCTCTAGCTTCACACCCACTACCCACATTTTTACTCTGCCTTGTTCTCTCCGCACTCTTTCCTTCATCAACCACACTGCGGAGCACTTTGTAACCATAgtaacttctcttttttttcttcttctttgcaaagGAGTTGGTAGATgtccatcaaaaaaaaaaaatctttcagaacAGCATTTGTGGTTGGAAAGCTGTAATTTGGAGCTGATGGTGAAGTTATTGTTCGCACGTCAAGGGGATTTACAGGCAGTGATCTAACTGCATGTTACTttttgttggagaaaaaaaatgttctctcACTCCTAACAAGAGGGAGAAAGGAGAATCTCCTCTTTCATTTGCAAAGTTTGACAAATCCggaaattatataaaacttAATGACAACAGGATGTGAGGGAGTGCCAATTTTAAGCTGCCAATATTTACTGAAGTAAAGGGGGGATAGAAAACCAGCATGGAGGAAATAATTATTCCcacatttaaaagaataataaagcaACTGGAACTTGTACAAACATGTTTCAccatttgttcctttttctgaGATTTGCTGTGTTCTTCTGGATGACTTTCTGACAAAGCAtccagaattattttattttattcgcTCATAGTTCCAGATTGTTTTCTGTACAAAAGGAGATTATCACTAATTTAGTAAACCAGCTAACAAAACCCAGATCATCACCCTTTCAGTAGCATGCCTAACAGTTAGCATGAGCTATTTCTGGAGTTGTTGTATCTCAACACCAGCAAACCTTTTCGATTTGTAATGACATGAGTCCACAAGTCTTGCGGTTCTTTCAGATGCAACTTTACAATTTCAATCTGCGCTGCCGTGTTACCTTTTATTGAGATAAATTCTTTGCATAGAAAATGCTTCCAAGGAATCCATAATTCGTATGTCTGTTTTTCTCGCAAGAACCTGAACTTTAAGTTTACTCACCAAGGCCTGCAGAGCCTGTGACGTAGCTATATGGggatttttgtaattttcctgaGTTTCTGCGTGCTTTGTTGGGACGTCCCCAGCTGGCAAGATCGGCAGACACGTTCAAACTTTtgtcttgtttatgtttttttttcttctcactgttCAATCATACACTACAAATCTAAACTAGAACAATCACCGTCCCTAGATTGTGCAAAGCTGGCAGAGACAGACCTTTAAGGACTTGCAGCTGTGATTGACtaatttttacacttttcagatttttctatcTAAAGATTTTAAACCTCATGTAATCATTTCTTATCacataaaacattacaatacTTTGGATCATGGCTGCAACATAGAAAATGCATAAAGAATGAAGAAAACCGTTGCGGGTGATTTCTCAAAGTATTGTTGATGCCGTTTTTTTTCCCTACGGactaataattcatttttaaaaccctAAACGTGTTCTTGCACTTTCTTGTGCCTTCATGGGAGAGATTTAATTCAACTTGACTAAATGAAACTCATCAATATCTGTTTCCTTTGCGTAGATCAAGATGACCTCGAGTGTGTGACAGTTGCCAACAGACTAATGGCGGGTTTGACACACGATCTCCGGCAGAAGGCTATGTATTCTTGGAGTGAATGACAGGCAAGGTGAGGCAATGAGCTTCACAACAAGCCCGGCTCTGGTCCCACACAGGGACAGCCTCCCGTTTAAGAAGAGAGACCAAAGAGTGAGCTcccctcagcagcagcagcagctgctgcaatGCGACGCCACAAACTTCAAGGCGCCCTATCCGTACAAGAGCCACACCGTCTTAAAGACGAACCACGTGGGTCTGTTTCGGCCTGTGCCGAGGCGGGTCACGGCCCTGTACCAACCCTGGATGCAGGTACAACCCCCTCCCAGGCCCAAACAGCACATCCCGTCCGCCTTCAGAGAGCACCACGGCTGGGCAGAGTGGAGAGACTTCAGTCCTCTGCCTCCTGGATGGGACTTTTCCCATCAGTACCAACTGCAGAACCATTTATCCGGAGCACGGGCTCTCCACTCTGGATATCCACAATATGTCTCTAGACTCAGCGCGGGGTCTCTCGTGTCCGAGGGCATCCAGAGGGGGAGCGGAGGCTGGGAGAGGCTCAAGGTGTTGAAAGACAAAACCTATGGCCCTCACAAAGGTCCATATGCCAggagaggagaaagaagaacTGATGAGTTGCACAGAGCTGAAAGAGGAGGCGCTTACCTACCTCACTCCACACATGAAGACACTTTGAAGAACAGTTCATTGTTCAACTCAACAAAAATTACATCTGGACAATCCCTCATGAGAGTTTCCCCCGACAGCCTAAACGGCGCAAGCACTCccatgaaagaaaacaagcagaggTCTCCTGTGGTGCCCCTGTCCACTGCCACCGGCCCTAACCGCTTCCCCTGGCTGCTTCCCCACTTCGTCGCCGGGTCTCTGATTGAGCTCAGAGACGGCCGGCTGAGGAGGGTGGAGAACCTGCAAACCGAGGACTTCCTGCTGGGCTCTCTGGCCTGTCCGGACCTGCGCCTGAGCTGCTGCACGGTGCAAAGCATCTCCCCTTCAGCCGCCTCCTCCGTCTCCCGCCTCCTCATCCTGCTTCACGAGCAGCAGTCCCAGGTGAGGGAAAATCACTCtgtggttattattattatgcactGCGGCCAGCGGCCCCCGCACACGTAGCTGTTAATAGACCTTTTATGCGGCGCGTCAAGCCTCTTTCGCTTCATCGCAGTTCCAAGataaatcatttgaaatatCGCAAGTTCTTTTACGCTTTTGAAAATGAGCCAACAAA comes from the Gambusia affinis linkage group LG07, SWU_Gaff_1.0, whole genome shotgun sequence genome and includes:
- the LOC122834329 gene encoding uncharacterized protein LOC122834329 gives rise to the protein MSFTTSPALVPHRDSLPFKKRDQRVSSPQQQQQLLQCDATNFKAPYPYKSHTVLKTNHVGLFRPVPRRVTALYQPWMQVQPPPRPKQHIPSAFREHHGWAEWRDFSPLPPGWDFSHQYQLQNHLSGARALHSGYPQYVSRLSAGSLVSEGIQRGSGGWERLKVLKDKTYGPHKGPYARRGERRTDELHRAERGGAYLPHSTHEDTLKNSSLFNSTKITSGQSLMRVSPDSLNGASTPMKENKQRSPVVPLSTATGPNRFPWLLPHFVAGSLIELRDGRLRRVENLQTEDFLLGSLACPDLRLSCCTVQSISPSAASSVSRLLILLHEQQSQELVDVYVEYPFFVRGQGWSSCSPQKTARLCGLQCRQLSVGDVCLALTPVSAPEPLPSGFPWPKTGPKEPEDGLGSPEANAALCSQVLPEPKELSGEQGTGMKASRRRHCSAP